In Chitinophaga nivalis, a single genomic region encodes these proteins:
- a CDS encoding formylglycine-generating enzyme family protein translates to MLLMLLGTSHLFAQSDTSFVLIPAGTYTVGSKENIPNPQRQIHTDSFYIAATELTNAAFAKFVAATGYITDAEKYHSAMVFIPGLAEFQWLEDSTAYWRYPNGISRGGIENKMQHPVTTISYRDAMAYCQWAHVRLPSLEEWEIASRAGATTPYFWGSVQQEIGTYANVWHGRNHLQADSSDGYMYTAPVASFKPNAWGLYDMYGNIFEFCTGQLPTDPKGRNIVHARGGSWWCSQHACSFFNSVDIGRVSPRASFSNQGFRVVKLP, encoded by the coding sequence ATGCTGCTCATGCTGCTCGGGACAAGCCATTTATTTGCCCAGTCCGATACCAGCTTTGTACTGATACCAGCCGGTACCTACACGGTTGGCAGCAAGGAAAATATACCCAACCCGCAACGGCAAATTCATACAGATAGTTTTTATATCGCAGCTACGGAGCTTACCAATGCGGCTTTCGCAAAATTTGTAGCCGCTACCGGTTATATCACCGATGCAGAGAAATACCATAGCGCCATGGTATTTATTCCGGGCCTGGCGGAATTTCAGTGGCTGGAAGACAGTACTGCTTACTGGCGGTATCCGAATGGTATCAGCCGGGGAGGCATTGAAAATAAAATGCAGCATCCGGTTACTACCATCAGTTACCGGGATGCGATGGCCTATTGCCAATGGGCACATGTGCGGCTGCCTTCCCTGGAAGAATGGGAAATTGCTTCGCGTGCCGGCGCCACCACCCCGTATTTTTGGGGTAGTGTACAACAGGAAATAGGTACCTATGCGAATGTATGGCATGGCCGCAATCATTTACAGGCAGATAGCAGCGATGGGTACATGTATACCGCACCGGTAGCCAGCTTTAAGCCCAATGCCTGGGGCCTTTATGATATGTATGGCAATATATTTGAGTTCTGTACCGGTCAGTTACCGACCGATCCCAAAGGCAGGAATATTGTGCATGCGCGCGGCGGTTCCTGGTGGTGCAGTCAGCATGCCTGTAGTTTCTTTAACTCCGTAGATATAGGAAGAGTGAGTCCCCGCGCTTCTTTCAGTAACCAGGGTTTCCGGGTGGTAAAATTACCATAA
- a CDS encoding outer membrane beta-barrel family protein — MRQVILLLLLCCSTYVYAQKTDTTIRALKEISVISRKKTIEFKEGKMVYNVSGSVNAMGSNAMDLLKRSPGVMVDGSNNISLNGKTGVTVYIDGRPTYMQGDALTALLKSLQSANIQQIELMPNPSGKYDAAGSGGIINIRLKKLTASGYNGDIAAGIHFGETPKTEAAVNMNYRKGKVNLYGNYNHYFGHRNMMYDFYREQAGQIIYNTTRDTDMRNPLNFKMGVDYNINSKHTLGVMMNANLYFGPGLTNTFTTLADSATGALQSMLKARNDYYSQRQNWKNYNLNYQYKDTAGYVFSTDLDYGAYRARIKNLLYNQFLAADSVTETDHYQLRTLNSSNINIYGIKADYEQRLGAGKFYTGVKANTVASDNEVQVYDVKKDQEVLNKGRSNTFRYDEKVYAAYIMGEQQWHKLKILASVRGEQTVADGILHARNSSNGNDSTQQLNNRYFDLFPSLQVTWLETNGQSFSLLYNRKIDRPTYADLNPFEYQLDELSFWKGNAFLRPQYANSVTLGYNAPGILAATLTYTHTRDMYVQITDSVAGNKMMMMPQNVGTQHLLSLNVSSSLSPLPWWNIMANMTMFRKQNIINYDTTRATRLSVNTVVLNVQQVFDLDKKMQAELSGYYQSPDIGGGFQRTKYVWQVNIGVQRKILQDKGTVRIGITDLFQTFRWSNTRDYDGIYYRNEGREDSRQLKLGFSYRFGNVKVLKGRERNSGLENESKRVK, encoded by the coding sequence ATGCGTCAAGTTATCTTGCTATTGTTGTTGTGTTGTTCCACGTATGTTTATGCCCAAAAAACGGATACGACTATACGGGCATTAAAAGAGATTTCGGTCATCTCCCGAAAAAAAACGATTGAATTCAAGGAAGGGAAAATGGTGTACAATGTGAGTGGTAGCGTGAATGCGATGGGGAGTAATGCCATGGACCTGCTGAAACGTTCACCGGGTGTTATGGTGGATGGTTCCAATAATATTTCCCTCAATGGAAAAACAGGGGTAACGGTATATATTGATGGCCGTCCTACTTATATGCAGGGTGATGCACTGACGGCTTTGCTGAAATCACTGCAGTCTGCCAACATCCAGCAGATTGAGCTGATGCCCAACCCATCCGGTAAATATGATGCCGCGGGTAGCGGTGGTATTATCAATATCCGGCTAAAAAAACTGACCGCTTCCGGGTACAACGGAGATATTGCCGCAGGTATTCATTTCGGTGAAACGCCGAAAACAGAAGCGGCTGTTAATATGAATTACCGGAAAGGAAAAGTAAACCTGTATGGTAACTACAATCATTATTTCGGTCATCGGAATATGATGTATGATTTTTACCGGGAACAAGCCGGGCAGATCATTTATAATACCACCCGGGATACTGATATGCGAAATCCGCTGAACTTCAAAATGGGTGTGGATTACAATATCAACAGTAAACATACACTGGGAGTGATGATGAATGCCAATCTGTATTTCGGACCGGGATTGACGAATACATTCACGACCCTGGCAGATAGCGCTACCGGTGCTTTACAGTCGATGCTGAAAGCCCGCAATGATTATTACTCCCAGCGCCAGAACTGGAAAAACTATAACCTTAACTATCAATATAAAGATACTGCCGGTTATGTTTTTAGTACAGACCTGGATTATGGCGCTTACCGTGCCCGTATAAAAAACCTGTTGTATAATCAGTTTCTTGCGGCAGACAGCGTCACGGAAACCGATCATTATCAGTTGCGGACCCTCAATAGCAGCAATATCAATATCTATGGTATCAAAGCCGATTATGAACAACGGCTGGGCGCCGGGAAGTTCTATACCGGTGTAAAAGCTAATACGGTGGCCAGTGACAACGAAGTACAGGTATATGATGTGAAGAAAGATCAGGAGGTGCTGAACAAGGGACGCAGCAATACTTTCCGATATGATGAAAAAGTATATGCCGCTTACATCATGGGAGAGCAACAATGGCATAAACTTAAAATACTGGCCAGCGTACGGGGAGAGCAAACCGTGGCAGATGGGATATTGCATGCCCGGAATAGTAGTAACGGTAATGATAGTACGCAACAGCTCAATAACCGCTATTTCGACCTGTTCCCTTCTTTGCAGGTTACCTGGCTGGAAACAAACGGCCAGAGCTTTTCGTTGTTGTATAACCGGAAAATCGATCGTCCTACCTATGCAGACCTCAATCCGTTTGAATACCAGTTGGATGAGCTGTCTTTCTGGAAAGGAAATGCTTTCCTGCGGCCACAGTATGCCAACAGTGTAACCCTGGGTTATAATGCACCCGGGATACTGGCGGCCACCCTCACTTATACGCATACACGGGATATGTATGTACAGATTACCGACAGTGTAGCCGGAAATAAAATGATGATGATGCCACAGAATGTGGGTACCCAGCATCTGCTTTCCCTGAATGTATCGTCCAGCCTGTCGCCGTTGCCATGGTGGAATATTATGGCCAACATGACTATGTTCCGCAAACAAAACATTATTAACTACGATACAACGCGTGCTACCCGGCTTAGTGTAAACACCGTTGTCCTGAATGTACAACAGGTATTTGACCTGGATAAGAAAATGCAGGCGGAGCTGAGCGGTTATTATCAGTCGCCCGATATTGGTGGCGGATTTCAGCGCACCAAATACGTATGGCAGGTAAATATTGGCGTACAACGAAAAATATTACAGGACAAAGGAACCGTGCGGATTGGTATTACGGATCTGTTTCAGACTTTTCGCTGGTCTAATACCCGCGACTACGATGGTATTTACTACCGGAACGAAGGCCGGGAAGATTCCCGTCAGCTGAAGCTGGGCTTTAGTTACCGCTTCGGTAACGTGAAAGTATTGAAAGGGAGAGAAAGAAATTCCGGCCTGGAAAATGAGTCAAAACGGGTGAAGTAA
- a CDS encoding erythromycin esterase family protein, which yields MALITITRFRTVILKTVFLSAVITGVLPCHGQQPLSPSAKQTTIPATPVRSINPADTAFSDLQAFRQAVGNARIVLLGEQTHGEATTYEAKIRLVKFLHQQMGFEVLAFESGFYDCARIWENTQNGAALSKEITGSLFYMYATSKQMAPLFDYLQSTVNKPRELTVAGFESQHSGAKALNDLFPDFERFLQQKHPDLLQQNWGLFKNLSVATFKSRDNRPDTGDIRLFNEKLQVLQQTLAKDPAGSSSHLLQVSGFWLQVVNSIASQTSRYWGNVSGNELSVRDLQMAENLIWLAEKAYPGKKIIVWAHNIHVAKSTSGLIPPDDNTRAFLSTFKPMGATVSEHFGAKAYVIGFTSAAGTFMDYVSGKILPVPALKPGSLEAHLAATGHRWSFTDLRRKSPVLQQPLASALFDYSPATGIWPAVYDGLFFIKTAAPVAR from the coding sequence ATGGCCCTCATTACAATCACCCGGTTCCGTACTGTCATCCTGAAAACGGTATTTTTATCAGCCGTTATTACCGGTGTTCTTCCTTGTCATGGCCAGCAACCGCTGTCACCATCTGCCAAACAAACAACGATTCCGGCTACACCGGTCCGCTCCATCAATCCTGCCGACACGGCCTTTTCCGACCTGCAGGCATTCCGGCAGGCTGTTGGCAACGCCCGTATCGTACTGCTGGGCGAACAGACTCACGGTGAAGCCACAACGTACGAAGCCAAGATACGGCTCGTTAAGTTCCTGCATCAGCAAATGGGTTTCGAGGTACTGGCTTTTGAAAGCGGGTTCTATGACTGCGCCCGGATCTGGGAAAACACGCAGAATGGCGCAGCACTTTCCAAAGAAATAACGGGCAGCCTGTTTTACATGTATGCCACCAGCAAACAGATGGCTCCTTTGTTCGACTACCTGCAGTCTACCGTCAACAAGCCCCGCGAACTAACGGTAGCTGGTTTTGAAAGTCAGCACTCAGGTGCTAAAGCCCTTAATGACTTGTTTCCTGACTTTGAGCGGTTCCTGCAACAAAAACATCCTGACCTGCTGCAACAAAATTGGGGATTGTTCAAAAACTTATCTGTAGCTACCTTCAAATCGCGCGATAATCGTCCGGACACCGGGGATATCCGCCTTTTCAACGAGAAGCTGCAGGTACTGCAGCAAACATTGGCCAAAGATCCTGCTGGCAGCAGTAGTCACCTGTTGCAGGTATCCGGCTTCTGGCTGCAGGTGGTTAACAGCATTGCTTCGCAAACCAGCCGGTACTGGGGAAATGTGAGCGGTAATGAATTAAGTGTGCGGGATCTGCAGATGGCGGAGAACCTGATATGGCTGGCAGAGAAAGCCTATCCCGGTAAAAAAATCATTGTGTGGGCACATAATATCCATGTTGCCAAAAGCACCAGTGGGCTGATACCTCCTGATGATAATACCCGCGCTTTCCTCTCCACTTTCAAACCGATGGGCGCCACAGTTAGTGAGCACTTTGGTGCTAAGGCCTATGTCATTGGTTTTACCAGTGCGGCCGGCACCTTTATGGATTATGTCAGCGGTAAAATATTGCCTGTTCCCGCTTTAAAACCGGGGAGCCTGGAAGCACATTTAGCCGCTACGGGTCATCGCTGGTCTTTTACGGATCTGCGGAGAAAATCACCGGTATTGCAGCAGCCTTTAGCTTCTGCCCTATTTGATTATAGCCCGGCTACCGGCATCTGGCCTGCTGTATATGATGGCCTGTTTTTCATCAAAACTGCTGCGCCTGTGGCCAGATAA
- a CDS encoding DUF3817 domain-containing protein codes for MITDLFTNATGRLRLVAFLEGLSFLLLLGIAMPLKYMADMPQPVKMIGMAHGVLFILYFILVINKKIDDQWSLGKMFLAILAGVVPFGTFYVDAKWLKPAKS; via the coding sequence ATGATTACGGATCTGTTCACAAATGCGACCGGACGGCTGCGGCTTGTCGCATTCCTCGAAGGGCTTTCATTCCTCTTATTGCTGGGTATCGCCATGCCGCTGAAATATATGGCAGATATGCCGCAACCGGTTAAAATGATCGGTATGGCACACGGCGTACTCTTTATCCTATATTTTATACTGGTCATCAACAAAAAAATAGATGATCAATGGTCATTAGGCAAAATGTTTCTGGCTATACTGGCGGGGGTAGTACCTTTTGGCACCTTCTACGTAGATGCGAAATGGTTAAAGCCAGCCAAATCATAA
- a CDS encoding glycerophosphodiester phosphodiesterase family protein translates to MKRVALLLLGGSLLLLQAKAQQKTDVQAHRGGMALMPENTIPAMLNGLKLGARTLELDCIITADQKVVVSHDAYMSAEFMRYPNGTDISKATEKSLALYGMTYDSIRQYDAGSKPHPRFPQQVKMKTYKPLLSALIDSVEQYIQQHHLKPVNYNIETKSDPAGDGIYNPAPAVFVALLMAVIEEKKIADRVTIQSFDPRTLQVLHQSNPRQKTALLVGNRESFAANIANLGFTPTAYSPNFQLVTLALVKEAHAKKCVGITLDGR, encoded by the coding sequence ATGAAACGTGTTGCACTATTATTACTGGGTGGAAGTTTGTTGCTCCTGCAGGCAAAGGCGCAGCAAAAAACGGATGTGCAGGCGCATCGCGGTGGTATGGCCCTGATGCCGGAGAACACCATCCCGGCTATGCTGAACGGCTTAAAACTGGGCGCCCGTACCCTGGAGCTGGATTGTATTATTACTGCCGATCAAAAAGTAGTGGTATCGCACGATGCGTATATGTCAGCAGAATTTATGCGCTACCCCAACGGAACGGATATTTCCAAAGCAACCGAAAAAAGCCTGGCACTTTACGGGATGACCTACGACAGCATCCGGCAATACGATGCGGGTAGCAAACCACATCCCCGTTTTCCGCAGCAGGTAAAAATGAAGACTTATAAACCACTGCTGTCAGCACTGATAGACAGTGTAGAACAATACATTCAGCAACACCACCTGAAACCGGTCAACTACAACATAGAAACCAAAAGCGATCCTGCGGGAGATGGCATCTATAATCCTGCTCCGGCAGTATTCGTCGCCTTGCTGATGGCTGTGATTGAGGAGAAAAAGATAGCAGACCGGGTGACTATACAATCATTTGATCCCAGAACCTTACAGGTATTGCACCAATCCAATCCCCGCCAGAAAACAGCGTTGCTGGTAGGTAACCGGGAAAGTTTTGCTGCTAATATCGCGAACCTGGGATTTACGCCAACGGCTTACAGTCCTAACTTCCAGCTGGTAACACTGGCATTGGTAAAAGAAGCGCATGCAAAAAAATGTGTTGGTATTACCCTGGACGGTAGATGA
- a CDS encoding glycerophosphodiester phosphodiesterase family protein, which produces MQKNVLVLPWTVDEEADLKRMLSYGVDGIITNSPDRLIRLVGSYQQ; this is translated from the coding sequence ATGCAAAAAAATGTGTTGGTATTACCCTGGACGGTAGATGAAGAAGCTGATCTGAAGCGAATGCTTTCTTACGGCGTAGACGGTATCATTACCAACAGTCCTGACAGGTTGATCAGGCTGGTGGGAAGCTACCAGCAATAA
- a CDS encoding RNA polymerase sigma factor — translation MKNKEKAFLDLIEQHKGIIHKISKMYMDAPDDQQDLMQEIIYQLWKSYDSFHGQSSFSTWMYRVALNTAIVFLKKEKRQLPTTDTIPEHLPMEDSGHATKELQLAHFYKAVQKLERLEKALVFYHLENYSHREIAENLGITEVNARTKLNRAKHKLKELIKQQGYEF, via the coding sequence TTGAAAAATAAAGAGAAAGCATTTCTTGATCTGATCGAACAGCACAAAGGAATTATTCATAAGATTTCCAAAATGTATATGGATGCACCCGATGATCAACAGGATCTCATGCAGGAAATCATTTACCAGCTTTGGAAATCTTATGATTCGTTTCACGGGCAAAGCAGCTTTTCTACCTGGATGTACCGCGTAGCACTCAACACGGCTATCGTATTCCTGAAAAAAGAAAAACGCCAGTTGCCTACCACCGATACTATACCCGAACACCTACCCATGGAAGATAGCGGGCACGCTACGAAAGAACTGCAGCTGGCACATTTTTACAAAGCAGTACAAAAACTGGAACGACTGGAAAAAGCACTGGTATTTTATCACCTGGAAAATTACTCCCACCGGGAGATTGCAGAAAACCTCGGGATCACAGAAGTAAATGCCAGAACGAAACTCAACAGAGCCAAACACAAATTAAAAGAACTGATTAAACAACAAGGATATGAATTTTGA
- a CDS encoding TraB/GumN family protein: MKNIFHRIAATTFTAITLFCTATNAQTPAPPAANSLLWEISGNGLKKPSYVFGTIHMICEDDFEIKDKVKKALKKADNYVVEADVFSAESMKAMQEGSMSAVPQSKRLSAAQFATVDSILKLKAGVSLQQLETLKLSSIGSFLVIKTFACPTMKYYETELLKMSKERNMPFLTLETVQEQMSFYEKSYSDSFSIEQMKVYDQYKGMMDQLVKDYKQENLSALHEELTEDKFMDNNSLYWMLEVRNKNWAEKMPVMMKKGSNFFAVGAAHLSGKHGILGMLQAKGYTVRPIMN; encoded by the coding sequence ATGAAAAACATATTCCACCGTATTGCCGCCACTACGTTCACAGCTATTACCCTGTTCTGTACTGCCACAAATGCTCAGACGCCTGCACCACCTGCCGCTAACTCCTTATTATGGGAAATCAGCGGCAACGGCCTTAAAAAACCCTCCTACGTATTCGGTACCATACATATGATCTGCGAAGATGATTTTGAGATAAAAGACAAAGTGAAAAAAGCCTTAAAGAAAGCCGATAACTATGTGGTAGAAGCGGATGTTTTTTCTGCGGAATCCATGAAAGCGATGCAGGAAGGCAGTATGTCTGCCGTACCGCAAAGCAAAAGGTTATCAGCTGCCCAATTTGCTACTGTGGACTCTATTCTGAAACTCAAAGCAGGCGTTTCCCTGCAACAACTGGAAACGTTGAAGTTGTCCTCCATTGGTAGTTTCCTGGTGATAAAAACATTTGCCTGTCCAACCATGAAGTACTATGAAACAGAATTACTGAAAATGTCCAAAGAAAGGAATATGCCTTTCCTTACCCTGGAAACAGTACAGGAGCAAATGAGCTTTTATGAAAAATCCTATTCAGATTCTTTTTCCATTGAGCAGATGAAAGTATATGATCAGTATAAAGGCATGATGGATCAGCTGGTGAAAGATTACAAACAGGAAAATTTATCCGCCCTGCACGAAGAGCTTACCGAGGATAAATTTATGGACAACAACTCCCTGTACTGGATGCTGGAAGTAAGAAATAAAAACTGGGCGGAAAAAATGCCGGTTATGATGAAAAAAGGTAGTAACTTCTTCGCCGTGGGAGCAGCGCACCTGAGCGGCAAACACGGTATACTGGGGATGTTGCAGGCAAAAGGTTATACCGTAAGGCCCATCATGAACTAA
- a CDS encoding acyltransferase family protein — translation MAQQLTNPPHFYTLDAIRGVAAIIVVLYHWQLFYYAGDIYVQGGYEKTQLPWYPYLAVFYTNGMVAVDLFFLLSGFIFFWLYSNKIFTEKTSFRNFMGYRLTRLYPIHIVTLLFVGFLQWIMLRNSGHFFIIQYNDGYHFLLNLLMMQNWGFEKGASFNGPSWSVSVEVFLYVLFFIICRLGMQRKIWLLILLIPLGALLQYYTLLGKGVYSFFYGALIYYLYTWLLQHNKVNTYLPAITIVTLVLWVFLFVEYKFSYIQSTWLHTMKEVLPDKDEKFALSTYGVFRNLFFRTTVSPLTILALALWETKKGMIHKNWAALGNCSYAIYLLHFPLQIIFVLITDSFGISRQVLHSPYVMLLFFLILLPVSYFTYYYFEFPAQQLLRRKFLKKETSHLNIIDAKLPI, via the coding sequence ATGGCTCAACAACTGACAAATCCCCCACACTTTTACACCCTGGATGCAATTAGAGGGGTTGCAGCGATCATAGTGGTTTTATATCATTGGCAATTATTTTATTACGCAGGTGATATATATGTGCAAGGCGGGTATGAAAAAACACAATTACCGTGGTATCCGTACCTCGCCGTATTTTATACCAACGGTATGGTAGCCGTAGACCTGTTCTTCCTCTTATCAGGATTTATCTTCTTCTGGCTATATTCCAATAAAATATTCACCGAAAAAACATCTTTCCGCAATTTCATGGGGTACCGGCTCACCCGCCTCTATCCCATACACATCGTTACCTTGCTGTTTGTAGGCTTCCTGCAATGGATCATGCTCCGCAACAGCGGTCACTTCTTTATCATCCAGTATAATGATGGCTACCATTTTCTGCTCAACCTCCTCATGATGCAAAACTGGGGATTTGAAAAAGGCGCCTCCTTTAATGGCCCTTCCTGGTCGGTATCAGTAGAAGTGTTCCTCTATGTACTTTTCTTTATCATTTGCCGGCTGGGCATGCAAAGAAAAATATGGCTGCTGATACTCCTGATCCCACTTGGCGCCCTCCTCCAGTACTATACCCTGTTGGGCAAAGGTGTTTACTCCTTCTTCTATGGAGCGCTCATCTATTATTTATACACCTGGCTGCTGCAACACAATAAGGTGAATACCTACCTCCCGGCCATTACCATTGTAACCCTCGTTCTATGGGTATTCCTTTTCGTAGAATATAAATTCTCCTATATACAATCCACCTGGTTACATACCATGAAGGAAGTGTTACCCGATAAAGATGAAAAATTTGCGCTATCCACCTATGGTGTGTTCCGTAATCTCTTTTTCAGAACCACCGTTTCACCGCTTACTATTTTAGCCCTGGCACTATGGGAAACGAAAAAAGGCATGATACATAAAAACTGGGCGGCATTGGGGAATTGCAGTTATGCGATCTACCTGCTGCATTTTCCACTGCAAATAATCTTTGTTCTCATAACAGACAGCTTCGGTATCAGCCGTCAGGTGTTGCATAGTCCGTATGTCATGTTGTTGTTCTTCCTGATCCTGCTACCGGTCAGTTACTTTACCTATTACTATTTCGAATTCCCCGCGCAGCAATTACTCCGGCGGAAATTCCTGAAGAAAGAAACGAGTCATTTAAACATAATAGACGCAAAGTTACCGATCTGA
- a CDS encoding polysaccharide biosynthesis/export family protein, translating to MGSRNYLPILLLLVVIFTGCSSTRKLTYFNDIAKITGTDSVNRPSQLKVQPGDILQITITTIDKDVSLLFNPNIGSTTTAGNNIEQGYLVDSSGNITLPVIGKVYVKDKTTTTITSEVAAELAKNIRNAYVSTRLINFRVSVLGDVARPGSYKVTAERATLLDALSMAGDLNTTARRDDIMIIRETDGIKTYTSLNLNDSKTLSSPYYYLSNNDVIYIKPGPNRPFATSRTIQLLPAILSLISLATTIIILSK from the coding sequence ATGGGATCAAGAAACTACTTACCAATCCTTCTATTACTGGTTGTTATATTTACAGGATGCTCCAGTACCAGGAAACTCACCTATTTCAATGACATCGCTAAAATTACCGGCACCGATTCCGTCAACCGGCCCTCTCAATTAAAAGTACAACCCGGTGACATCTTGCAGATTACCATTACGACCATCGATAAAGATGTTTCCCTTCTCTTTAATCCGAATATCGGCAGCACCACTACCGCCGGCAACAACATTGAACAGGGATACCTGGTAGACAGCAGCGGCAACATCACCCTTCCGGTAATCGGTAAAGTGTATGTAAAAGATAAAACCACCACCACCATTACGTCCGAAGTAGCAGCAGAACTGGCAAAAAACATCCGTAACGCATACGTATCTACGCGGCTGATCAATTTCCGGGTATCTGTACTCGGCGATGTGGCCCGCCCCGGCTCGTATAAGGTAACGGCAGAACGGGCTACCCTCCTGGATGCATTGAGCATGGCCGGAGACCTGAATACCACTGCCCGGAGAGATGATATTATGATTATCCGGGAAACAGACGGTATTAAAACCTATACCTCTCTCAATCTCAATGACAGCAAAACATTATCATCTCCCTACTATTATCTCAGCAATAATGATGTTATCTATATTAAACCCGGTCCTAACAGACCTTTCGCCACCTCCAGAACGATACAGCTGCTGCCTGCGATTTTAAGCCTTATATCACTTGCAACGACTATTATCATTCTCAGTAAATGA